The Prevotella sp. E2-28 genome includes the window GCATCACAGCAATAAATCCATCGAGTGTTTCTTTACTCTCATTCTCCGTAGGCTCTATCATCAGAGACTCATGGAAGAGCAACGGGAAATAGATGGTAGGCGCATGATAGCCGTAATCGAGCAGTCGCTTGGCGACATCCATCGTGGTCACACCTGTGCTCTTATCCTTCAAGCCATCGAACACAAACTCATGACAACACGTAGTATCAATAGGCAACTCATAGACATCCTTCAAACTCTCCTTGATATAATTGGCATTGAGCACAGCCAAGGGGCCAACTTCTTTCACATGCTCACGACCAAGTGAGAGAATATAAGCGTACGCACGCATCATCACGCCATAATTACCATGATCGGGAGACACGAATGGGAAACAATCCTGCAATCCCTCACGAACACCAACAGGACCTGCACCAGGACCGCCTCCGCCATGAGGCGTTGAGAACGTCTTATGTAGATTAATGTGCATCACATCAAATCCCATATCGCCAGGACGACAAGCGCCAAGCATCGGATTCAGGTTAGCACCATCATAATACATCAATCCTCCACAGTCGTGGATGAGTTTTGCTATCTCAGGGATACGAGTTTCAAATAGTCCTAGTGTATTGGGATTGGTCATCATCATAGCAGCAATCTCCTGACCTTGCTCAGCCACGATGCGCTGCAGATCCTCGAAGTCAACCTGACCATTGGCCAATGATTTCACTTCTACAATCTCTAATCCACATACTGCTGCCGAAGCAGGATTGGTGCCATGGGCACTATCAGGCACAACCACCTTCTTGCGAGCCATATCGCCACGACTGCGATGGTAGTTGTCGATAGTCATCAGACCAGTCAACTCACCATGAGCACCTGCATAGGGTTTAAAAGTGAAGTGAGCCAAACCAGTAAGTTCGCAGAGCGATTTCTCAAGCAGCGTCACCAATGCCTGAGCACCCTTTACGGTTGCAGCAGGCTGCTTAGGATGCAGGTTCTGGAACTGTGGCATAGCAGCAACCTCTTCGTTTATCTTAGGATTGTACTTCATCGTACACGATCCCAGCGGATAGAAGCCCGTATCAACACCAAAGTTATTATTCGACAGATTAGTATAATGGCGCACCACCGTCAATTCATCACATTCTGGCAACTGCGCATCTTCTGCACGTTTCATCGCAGCTGGTATCTCATAATCGCCAAAATTGTTTTTTGGTAGGCTGTAGCCTTTTCGTCCCTCGTGAGAGAGTTCGAAAATAAGGTTTCCGTATAATCGATTATTCATAATCTCACGTTTAGAACATTAATGTACACCATGAGCCATTGGAAGTATACTGAGGAATAAGTCGATTTCTTCCTTTGTACGCTTCTCCGTAACAGCCATGAGCAGACTGCCATCACTCATCTTCACACCAGGCAGAATGCCGTTCATAATATAGAACGAGATCAGCTCGTCGAGATCCTTATCATAACGAACAAGAAATTCGTTGAAGAAAGGTTTGTCGTAAACAAGAGAGAAATGTCCTGTTGCCAAGAGTTTGTCGCAGAGATAATGAGCGCCTGCATAAGAAAGCTCTGCAGCCTCCTTCAGCCCTTGTTTGCCCATCAGCGACATATAGATAGTTACGAAGAGCGCCATCAGACTCTGATTACTACAGATGTTAGAGGTGGCCTTTTGGCGACGGATATGTTGTTCGCGAGCCTGAAGGGTGAGCACAAAAGCCCGTTGGTCGCGATTATCTTTCGTCATACCGACAATACGGCCTGGCATTTTTCTGATCAGCTTCTCTGTACAACACATATACCCTACGTATGGACCACCCCACTGCATGGGAATGCCAAGGCTCTGGCCGTCACCCACAGCAATGTCGGCTCCCCACTCACCAGGCGTCTTAAGCACAGCAAGATCGGCAGCTATGCTATTGATAATCAGCAGTGCCTTGTTGTCGTGACACGCATCGGCAAAGCCTGTAAAGTCCTCCACAATACCTATAGCGTTTGGCTGCCGCACAATGACACCTGCCACACCTCCAGCTGCAAGTTTCGTCTTGAGATCATCGAAATCTGTCACACCATCCTTCTCGGTAATTGTCTCCAACTCAATGCCTTGATGCAAGGCATAGGTGTCAAGCACCTTCCTGATATCGGCATTCAAGGTTTCAGACACCAGCACCTTATTCACTTTCTTGCCAGCAGCCACAGCCATCATCATTGCCTCTGCCGTAGCTGTTGTACCATCGTACATCGAGGCATTCGAAATATCCATACCTGTGAGTTCTGCCATCATGCTCTGATACTCAAAGATATAATGTAATGTACCTTGAGATATCTCAGCCTGATATGGCGTATAAGAAGTAAGGAACTCGGAACGCTGCAACAAACTAGGAATCACCGATGGTGTATAGTGATCATAAACACCATAGCCAGCGAAACAAGTAAGTTGTCGATTCTGCGAACCCAGTCTCTCAAACAACTGGCGCACCTCAATCTCACTCATCTCCGAGGGCAACTGATAATCACCCTTGAAGCGGATGCTCTCAGGTATCTGGGCGTAGAGTCCATCAAGGTCTTTCACCCCGACTTTCTCCATCATCACCTTCAGATCATCCTGAGTATGCGGAAAATATTTGTAATCCATATATTATTTCTCGCAGAATTCAGCGTATGCCTTTGCGTCCATCAGATTATCGATTTCCGTCTCATCCGAGAGTTCCACTTTGATAATCCAGTTCTCATAAGGATCTTGGTTGATGAGTTCCGGCTGATCATCAAGTGCTTCGTTCACCTCGACAACCACACCAGACACAGGTGCTATCAGGTCACTGGCTGCCTTCACACTCTCTACGGCACCAAACTCAGAACCAGCCTCCACCTCATCATCAACGTCAGGCATATCTACATACACCACATTGCCCAAAGCGTGCTGTGCATAATCACTGATACCAATGTAGCCAATCTTACCTTCTACCTTTACATACTCATGTGACTCACTGTAATAGAGTCCTTCAATTACTTTTGCCATTGTTTTTATAGTTTTTAGATTTATTACTTATTTTCAGTTATTTCTTATAGCTTTTCTGATAAAACTGCTTTTTCACCACTTTACCAGGGAATATCTTCTTGCGAATCTGTATCTGGACTGCAGTATCCAAAGCGGCATACTCAGCATTGACTAACGCCATACAGACGCTCTTATCCACAGAAATGCCATGATAGCCTGTAGTTACCTCACCAATTGGCTCACCTGCCATATTCAACACGGTATAGCCATGACGAGGAATAGCTTTGTCAAAGAGTTCAATACCCACCAATTTCTTAGCAGGCCCTTCGGCTTTCTGACGAGCCAGCGCATCCTTGCCAATAAAATCTTCCTTATCAAGTTTCACGAACATACCCAATCCTGCCATAATAGGCGTTATCTCCTCCGTAAGTTCATCGCCATATAGTGGCAATCCCACTTCGAAGCGTAGCGTGTCGCGACAACCTAATCCACAGGCTTGAACACCATCATCAATTAGTTTATCCCAGCACTGCTGGATATATTCGTGTGAGGCATATATCTCGAAGCCGTCCTCGCCTGTGTAGCCTGTTCTGGAGATAATCACTTCACCAACAGTCTTCACTGTATAGAAAGCTAATTCGCTACATGGCAAGCCAAGAACCGTTTCCATAATATGCTCGGCTTCAGGCCCCTGCAGAGCTATCTGACCATAATAATCGGAACGGTTCTCCAAGTCGATGTCAAAACCAGCGGCATGCTGTTGCATCCAAGCCCAATCCTTATCTATATTGGCAGCATTGATAACGAGGAAGAAATCATTCTCGCCCATCTTATATACCAAAAGGTCATCTACTGTTCCACCATTCTCATAGCACATCATGCCGTAGTATATCTTACCCACAGGTGCATTGGCTACATCATTGGTGAAGATATGCTGCACATAACGCTCGGCATCTGGCCCTTTAACCGTAACCTCGCCCATGTGACTCACATCGAAGAGACCCGCATGTTCACGTACAGCCAAATGCTCTGGTGCGATACCCGCATACTGATACAGCAACGGCATATCAAACCCACCAAACGACACCATTGTAGCACCTTGTGCCACGTGTCTATCATAAAGACAGGTACGTTTATCTCTCCTCACTGGTTCTGTTTTAATTCCCATAGTAAATGATAGTTTATGATTTAATTATCAGTTTAACAAAGTCCTTGTCTAAATACGTCTGTTCCAGCGCCTCTATACCTTTAATCTCATCCTCCGTCAGCACCCACTCGTCGTTGCAGAGTGTACTTCTTACGAACGTTTTGAACTCTTCAAGGCTTTGGGGGATATAATCTTTCAGAAAGGTGATACGCTGACGCACGCTTTCTATGCCTTTAGCCTGTAACTTCTCATGACTCGGCGTGATGGCATGAAGCATATGATCCATGTTCGTATCATAAAGCATGGTGGCATGAACGATACTGCGTCCGGGCAGATGATAGAAGGCAGTACCGCTCACTTTCCTTCCACCTATCATCACGTCGTTATGCGTGGTACTCGTTGCTTTAACGCCCAGTTTCCTAAGTACCAACAGAAGCATACCTATGAACCTATTGAACGTCAGAGCCACGTCCTCATTGGGGGTCACAAAGGACATCATCACATTGTCTTGATCGGCATACACACAGCCTCCACCACTCTTACGGCGAAACACTCGTATACCATGTTCACGACAATAGTCGAAGTTCACCTCGTTCTCAGCAACCTGATTTCTACCAAAGATAACACTGGGCTCTACCTGCCACATAAAGAAATAATCATCAGCCTCCAAATGGCGGGCAATATACTCCTCCATAGCAAGATAAAACGATAGTTGTCTTAGGTTTTCGTCCTTTAGGACTACATATTTCATATTGTTATCAGTTCAAGGTTATAGATTCGTCGGCAAAAATACAAAATAAAGATGACGTAACAAAACATTTCGCCATCTTTTTTTTGCACTTTTGCCGACGAGAATCCTAACCTTAGATGCTCAGTTCATTGAGCACCGTAATAAGACGCTTGTCAAAGTGCTTGTCTGTGCGAATGCACTCAGAGAAGGGCACGTAAACAATGTCGTTGTTTCTATAGCCCACCATCACGTTACGCTGACCCTGTTTGATAGCCTCAATGGCTCCTACGCCCGTGCTACTAGCCAGAATACGGTCGCGTGCTGAAGGACTACCACCTCGCTGTAAGTGACCAAGGATAGATACACGCACATCGAACCCAGGGAATTCGTTCTTTACGCGGTCAGCATAGTAGAGGGCACCACATTTAGGACTCTCTGACACAATTACGATGCACGATTTCTTTGACTTACGGATTCCGCGAGACATAAAGGCAGCCAACTGGTCCACGTCAGTGGCCTCTTCCGGCACAATAGCAGCCTCAGCACCACAGGCAATAGCACAGTTCTGAGCCAGGAAACCGGCATCGCGTCCCATCACTTCCACGAAGAAGATACGCTCATGCGAGTTCGCCGTATCACGAATACGGTCCACACACTCCATGATGGTGTTCATCGTCGTATCGTAACCAATGGTGGCATCCGTACCGTAGAGGTCATTATCAATGGTTCCAGGCAAGCCGATAACAGGAAAATCGTACTCTACACCAAAATTCCACGCGCCAGTCAGCGAACCGTTTCCGCCTATCACCACTAGAGCATCGATCTCCTCCTTCTGACACGTCTCATATGCTTTCTGCATACCCTCGGGCGTCATAAATTCCTTGCTGCGAGCCGTCTTCAAAATAGTACCGCCACGAGTAATGATACCACTCACATCCTCTGTGGTCAGCACCTTCACCTCGTCCTTAATCAATCCGTCGTAACCACGATAGATACCCTTAATCGTAAACCCATTGTAAATACCCGCACGTGTTACTGCACGGATAGCTGCGTTCATTCCGGGCGAGTCACCGCCCGACGTTAAGATACCGATAGTTTTAATCTTCGTCATGATACTCATTTTATGTTATGTTCCTTCTTTTTGTTTGTTATCCTTCGGGGTGCAAAGGTACACAAAAAAGAGCGAACCACAAAGGATTAATCCGTTTTTCATTTTACAATTCCCTCATAACTTACGAATTATCATTTAATCATCCCATTTCTTAATATCTTTTCCCACTTATTCATATCATTTCGCCTTTCATAATGTCAGGGAAACACAACTAAATCCTTGAAAAAGCATTGTTAAAAGAAAATAAAATGCTTTTCTTTTTGATATATTCTCAATTCTTTGTATCTTTGTCCCCCAAATGACTATTCTTAAATCGTGAAACATAAGGATCTTAAAATACTGAAAACCATTGACACACCCAGCCAGTTGCGCCTTATCAAGCAAGATTTGCTGCCACAACTGTGCAAGGAGCTGCGCGAAGACATCATACAGGAGTTGTCAGAGAATCCTGGTCACCTAGCCTCAAGCCTTGGTGTTGTGGAACTGACTGTTGCCCTGCATTACGTCTTCGACACACCGCAGGATCGTATTGTTTGGGACGTAGGTCATCAAGCCTATGGACACAAGATACTGACAGGGCGTCGTGATCAATTCTCAACTAATCGCAAACTACACGGCATACGCCCCTTCCCCACACCTGAGGAAAGCGAATACGACTCATTCATCTGTGGACATGCCTCAAACAGCATATCTGCAGCACTGGGCATGGCGGTAGCATCCAAGGAAAAATATAATGTTGTAGCTGTCATTGGCGATGGCGCCATGAGTGGCGGATTAGCTTTCGAAGGCTTGAACAACGTATCAAGCACCCCCAACGATTTACTTATCGTGCTCAACGACAACGACATGTCAATTGACCGCTCTGTGGGCGGTATGAAAGAGTACCTGCTGAATCTTAGCACCAACAAGACCTACAACTCCCTGCGCTACAAGGCCTCTAAATGGTTGGTTGAACAAGGATTGCTGACAGAAGGCAGGAAGAAGGGCATCATCCGCCTGACCAATGCCTTTAAGAGTGCTATTTCCGAGCAACAGAATGTCTTTGAGGGCATGAATATCCGCTACTTTGGACCTTACGACGGCCATAACGTCAAGGAACTGGTACGCATTCTCAGACAGTTGAAGGACATGAAAGGTCCTAAGTTGCTGCATCTTCATACTCAGAAAGGTCACGGTTATGCACCTGCAGAGAACTACAAGCCCGTATGGCATGCTCCTGGAAAGTTCGACCCAGACACTGGCGAGCTGATAAA containing:
- the gcvT gene encoding glycine cleavage system aminomethyltransferase GcvT; translated protein: MGIKTEPVRRDKRTCLYDRHVAQGATMVSFGGFDMPLLYQYAGIAPEHLAVREHAGLFDVSHMGEVTVKGPDAERYVQHIFTNDVANAPVGKIYYGMMCYENGGTVDDLLVYKMGENDFFLVINAANIDKDWAWMQQHAAGFDIDLENRSDYYGQIALQGPEAEHIMETVLGLPCSELAFYTVKTVGEVIISRTGYTGEDGFEIYASHEYIQQCWDKLIDDGVQACGLGCRDTLRFEVGLPLYGDELTEEITPIMAGLGMFVKLDKEDFIGKDALARQKAEGPAKKLVGIELFDKAIPRHGYTVLNMAGEPIGEVTTGYHGISVDKSVCMALVNAEYAALDTAVQIQIRKKIFPGKVVKKQFYQKSYKK
- the gcvPB gene encoding aminomethyl-transferring glycine dehydrogenase subunit GcvPB, which translates into the protein MNNRLYGNLIFELSHEGRKGYSLPKNNFGDYEIPAAMKRAEDAQLPECDELTVVRHYTNLSNNNFGVDTGFYPLGSCTMKYNPKINEEVAAMPQFQNLHPKQPAATVKGAQALVTLLEKSLCELTGLAHFTFKPYAGAHGELTGLMTIDNYHRSRGDMARKKVVVPDSAHGTNPASAAVCGLEIVEVKSLANGQVDFEDLQRIVAEQGQEIAAMMMTNPNTLGLFETRIPEIAKLIHDCGGLMYYDGANLNPMLGACRPGDMGFDVMHINLHKTFSTPHGGGGPGAGPVGVREGLQDCFPFVSPDHGNYGVMMRAYAYILSLGREHVKEVGPLAVLNANYIKESLKDVYELPIDTTCCHEFVFDGLKDKSTGVTTMDVAKRLLDYGYHAPTIYFPLLFHESLMIEPTENESKETLDGFIAVMRKIAEEAKNDPELVKSAPHTTPIGRVDDVLAAKHPVTTYKQLKNEQN
- the gcvH gene encoding glycine cleavage system protein GcvH, which codes for MAKVIEGLYYSESHEYVKVEGKIGYIGISDYAQHALGNVVYVDMPDVDDEVEAGSEFGAVESVKAASDLIAPVSGVVVEVNEALDDQPELINQDPYENWIIKVELSDETEIDNLMDAKAYAEFCEK
- a CDS encoding lipoate--protein ligase family protein is translated as MKYVVLKDENLRQLSFYLAMEEYIARHLEADDYFFMWQVEPSVIFGRNQVAENEVNFDYCREHGIRVFRRKSGGGCVYADQDNVMMSFVTPNEDVALTFNRFIGMLLLVLRKLGVKATSTTHNDVMIGGRKVSGTAFYHLPGRSIVHATMLYDTNMDHMLHAITPSHEKLQAKGIESVRQRITFLKDYIPQSLEEFKTFVRSTLCNDEWVLTEDEIKGIEALEQTYLDKDFVKLIIKS
- the pfkA gene encoding 6-phosphofructokinase gives rise to the protein MTKIKTIGILTSGGDSPGMNAAIRAVTRAGIYNGFTIKGIYRGYDGLIKDEVKVLTTEDVSGIITRGGTILKTARSKEFMTPEGMQKAYETCQKEEIDALVVIGGNGSLTGAWNFGVEYDFPVIGLPGTIDNDLYGTDATIGYDTTMNTIMECVDRIRDTANSHERIFFVEVMGRDAGFLAQNCAIACGAEAAIVPEEATDVDQLAAFMSRGIRKSKKSCIVIVSESPKCGALYYADRVKNEFPGFDVRVSILGHLQRGGSPSARDRILASSTGVGAIEAIKQGQRNVMVGYRNNDIVYVPFSECIRTDKHFDKRLITVLNELSI
- the gcvPA gene encoding aminomethyl-transferring glycine dehydrogenase subunit GcvPA, translating into MDYKYFPHTQDDLKVMMEKVGVKDLDGLYAQIPESIRFKGDYQLPSEMSEIEVRQLFERLGSQNRQLTCFAGYGVYDHYTPSVIPSLLQRSEFLTSYTPYQAEISQGTLHYIFEYQSMMAELTGMDISNASMYDGTTATAEAMMMAVAAGKKVNKVLVSETLNADIRKVLDTYALHQGIELETITEKDGVTDFDDLKTKLAAGGVAGVIVRQPNAIGIVEDFTGFADACHDNKALLIINSIAADLAVLKTPGEWGADIAVGDGQSLGIPMQWGGPYVGYMCCTEKLIRKMPGRIVGMTKDNRDQRAFVLTLQAREQHIRRQKATSNICSNQSLMALFVTIYMSLMGKQGLKEAAELSYAGAHYLCDKLLATGHFSLVYDKPFFNEFLVRYDKDLDELISFYIMNGILPGVKMSDGSLLMAVTEKRTKEEIDLFLSILPMAHGVH